One segment of Ignavibacteriales bacterium DNA contains the following:
- a CDS encoding TAT-variant-translocated molybdopterin oxidoreductase: MTYDKKYWKSLNEYQNLSESRSKKENEFAEGVAEEFGLSNLSPISRKKFLALISASTAFAVAGCNNYQDRGEIVPYSKKPEEIIPGVANFYASTCNGCSQSCGILIKTREGRPIKVDGNPDHPINQGKICSKGQASVLNLYDPYRLRTPQFGTTSGRLDELSWQTADAEVIKKLEESVKAGNEISIITHSIHSPTTKKVLDDFTGKFPGTKIYTHDLFNDENRKRAWNKCYGTTDLPVIEWGKANVILALEADFLGTDGMTVEQTRKFADGRDLMKSKEFNRLYCVEGTMSLTGANADYRLRLRPDAQLEFVLGLIDEISKKIGVINSLPESVSLKSILNKFSLDENIINYLIGDLLKNRGQSIVYAGNILSDEIHVAVNYLNEILGNTKLYQSSQTITSLTTLTEPKEFEELVRKMKSGDVGVVIHFDSNPVYHLPKEFDYERAMKSVPLTVSLVESDDETSRSANFVLPINHSFESWGDYQVRTGVYSLQQPVIAPLYNTRQKEAILLTWINGKDSYKDTIYHEYLMNRWQKELFPSLDRKADFKSFWYSSLHDGVVNYDEAAKNNYSFNKGSLPSITPMQSASEFSVALTENYFIGDGRFANNGWLQELPHPVSKIVWDNYAAISPKNAKDLNLENNDRIEIKLADRKLTLPVFLQPGQADNFISVALGYGRTNAGPIGTDVGVNGNLLLSKESISASRIFQGVVIRKVEGKHELVSTQEHHSLDDEFVKDLHHKRKIIREGSLGEYEKNPNFLHEERHELFNIAKTIEYNGVKWAMAIDLNKCTGCNVCVAGCNVENNIPVVGKEQVGKGREMQWIRVDRYYSGTNENPSLSHQPMLCQHCDNAPCENVCPVVATNHSPDGLNQMVYNRCVGTKYCSNNCPYKVRRFNFFNWRDNLADGYYEGEPISLLHNPEVTVRSRGVMEKCTFCLQRIMEARQHATEQGRALVGTDVRTACEEACPASAIIFGDMNDPNSEISKYRKHELGYHVLEEVNAKPNVTYLARLKNVNERKTA; the protein is encoded by the coding sequence ATGACTTACGATAAAAAATACTGGAAGAGTTTGAACGAATATCAGAATTTGAGCGAGTCGCGATCTAAGAAAGAGAACGAATTCGCTGAGGGTGTTGCGGAAGAGTTCGGACTTTCGAATCTTTCGCCGATCTCGAGGAAAAAATTTCTTGCGCTTATTTCTGCTTCCACTGCTTTCGCTGTCGCGGGTTGCAATAATTATCAAGACCGCGGTGAAATAGTGCCTTACAGCAAGAAACCTGAGGAAATAATTCCGGGCGTGGCTAACTTTTACGCATCAACATGCAACGGTTGTAGCCAATCATGCGGAATATTAATTAAAACGCGCGAAGGCAGACCCATCAAAGTCGATGGCAATCCGGATCATCCGATTAATCAAGGTAAAATTTGCAGCAAAGGACAGGCGAGTGTTTTAAATTTATACGATCCATATCGTTTGCGCACTCCTCAGTTTGGAACAACATCGGGAAGGTTGGATGAATTAAGTTGGCAAACGGCAGATGCCGAAGTAATAAAGAAATTAGAAGAATCGGTAAAAGCCGGAAATGAAATTTCGATCATCACTCATTCTATTCACTCTCCGACTACAAAGAAGGTGTTAGACGATTTTACCGGAAAATTTCCTGGGACTAAAATTTACACACACGATTTATTCAATGATGAAAACCGGAAACGTGCATGGAATAAATGTTACGGAACAACCGATCTACCGGTTATCGAATGGGGAAAAGCAAATGTTATCTTAGCGCTCGAAGCAGATTTCCTCGGAACCGACGGCATGACGGTTGAGCAAACACGAAAGTTTGCCGATGGGCGGGACCTCATGAAATCGAAAGAGTTCAATCGGCTTTATTGCGTCGAAGGAACAATGTCGTTAACCGGCGCGAATGCCGATTATCGATTACGTCTTCGCCCCGATGCGCAGCTTGAATTTGTTCTCGGTCTGATTGATGAAATCTCGAAAAAAATTGGCGTCATTAATTCCCTTCCCGAAAGTGTATCTTTAAAATCTATCTTGAATAAATTTTCATTGGATGAAAATATCATCAATTATCTCATCGGCGATTTATTAAAAAATCGTGGTCAGTCAATTGTCTATGCCGGGAATATTTTATCCGATGAGATTCACGTTGCGGTTAATTATCTGAATGAAATTCTAGGTAATACAAAATTATATCAATCAAGCCAAACGATAACATCTTTAACAACTTTAACGGAACCAAAAGAGTTTGAGGAGCTTGTCCGCAAAATGAAGTCGGGTGATGTTGGTGTCGTTATTCATTTTGATTCTAACCCTGTTTATCATCTTCCGAAAGAATTCGATTACGAACGGGCAATGAAATCTGTTCCGCTGACTGTCAGTTTGGTTGAATCTGATGATGAAACATCTCGCTCTGCAAATTTTGTTCTGCCAATCAATCACTCATTCGAATCATGGGGTGATTATCAGGTGCGAACCGGCGTATATTCGCTTCAACAGCCGGTTATTGCTCCTCTTTATAATACCCGTCAGAAGGAAGCGATTCTATTAACGTGGATTAATGGCAAAGATTCTTATAAAGACACGATCTATCATGAATATTTGATGAACAGGTGGCAGAAGGAACTGTTCCCGTCGCTCGACAGAAAAGCAGATTTTAAATCGTTCTGGTATTCATCGCTTCACGACGGAGTTGTTAATTATGATGAAGCGGCGAAAAATAATTACAGCTTCAACAAAGGATCGCTACCTTCAATTACACCAATGCAGAGTGCATCGGAATTCAGTGTTGCGTTGACTGAAAATTATTTTATCGGAGATGGACGATTTGCTAATAACGGATGGCTTCAGGAACTTCCGCATCCTGTTTCAAAAATCGTCTGGGATAATTACGCGGCGATCTCACCGAAGAATGCAAAAGATTTGAATCTTGAAAACAACGATCGGATTGAAATAAAACTTGCAGATCGGAAGCTAACCTTGCCGGTATTTTTGCAACCCGGGCAGGCAGATAATTTTATTTCGGTTGCACTTGGTTATGGCAGAACGAACGCAGGACCAATCGGGACAGATGTTGGCGTGAATGGAAATCTTTTGCTCTCTAAAGAATCCATTTCTGCATCTCGAATCTTTCAGGGCGTGGTAATTCGAAAAGTTGAAGGGAAGCATGAACTCGTTTCAACGCAGGAACATCATTCTCTTGACGATGAGTTCGTGAAAGATCTTCATCATAAACGGAAAATCATTCGAGAAGGATCACTTGGAGAATACGAAAAGAATCCAAACTTCCTGCACGAAGAAAGACATGAATTGTTCAACATTGCCAAGACAATCGAATATAATGGTGTGAAATGGGCAATGGCAATCGATCTCAACAAATGCACCGGCTGTAATGTTTGTGTGGCGGGATGCAATGTCGAAAACAATATCCCGGTTGTTGGAAAAGAACAGGTAGGCAAAGGGCGTGAGATGCAATGGATACGCGTCGATAGATATTATTCCGGCACTAATGAAAATCCGTCGCTCAGTCATCAACCGATGCTTTGCCAGCATTGCGACAACGCGCCGTGCGAAAATGTTTGTCCGGTTGTTGCCACAAACCACAGTCCCGATGGATTGAACCAGATGGTTTACAACCGATGCGTAGGTACGAAATATTGTTCGAATAACTGTCCTTACAAAGTACGTCGCTTCAATTTCTTCAACTGGCGTGATAATTTGGCGGATGGATATTATGAGGGTGAACCTATAAGTTTATTACACAATCCCGAAGTAACAGTCCGCTCACGCGGAGTGATGGAAAAATGCACATTCTGTTTGCAGAGAATCATGGAAGCCCGTCAACATGCAACTGAACAGGGAAGAGCATTGGTTGGAACAGATGTCCGAACTGCGTGCGAGGAAGCTTGCCCCGCATCTGCAATAATTTTTGGAGATATGAACGATCCGAATTCCGAAATATCGAAATACAGGAAGCATGAGCTCGGTTATCATGTATTGGAAGAAGTAAATGCCAAACCCAATGTAACATATCTTGCACGGCTGAAAAATGTGAATGAGAGGAAAACTGCATGA
- a CDS encoding quinol:cytochrome C oxidoreductase: MGYTVNPREAAFNNIIGFLFITSIAVGSIFLIALEYIAGAVWSVPMRRVNEFLGGLILIAPIVALPMFFHLHDIFHWTDLGAVGTDELLKGKQPYLNLNFFIIRFVLVFALWNLFYWLFTRNSLKQDLSKDQKLTTINIRLAAVFLPVFAITLTVTAVDWAMSLEPHWFSTILGVYYFAGTVLAAVATATYIIVKFHENGYLQNLKRDHFYSLGALLFAFINFWAYIAFSQFLLIWYANLPEETIWFMKRWEGGMQFVSVLLIIVHFAVPYFLLLPQEAKMNLKRLKFMAIWILFAHLFDLYWLVMPTYANGVTIGWMEIGFPILIIGLVVVVLGYKMKRHNLMPVGDPKLDRGLKFRL; encoded by the coding sequence ATAGGTTATACTGTAAATCCAAGAGAAGCGGCATTCAACAACATAATCGGATTTTTATTTATCACAAGCATTGCTGTCGGTTCAATATTTCTGATTGCGCTTGAATATATCGCGGGCGCAGTATGGAGTGTTCCGATGCGCAGAGTGAATGAGTTTCTCGGCGGACTAATACTGATTGCTCCGATTGTTGCACTTCCTATGTTCTTTCATTTGCACGATATTTTCCATTGGACAGATTTAGGAGCAGTCGGAACAGATGAACTGCTTAAAGGCAAACAGCCGTATCTCAATTTGAATTTCTTTATCATTCGATTTGTTCTTGTGTTTGCTCTGTGGAATTTGTTCTACTGGCTGTTCACACGTAATTCTTTGAAGCAGGATCTATCAAAAGATCAAAAGCTAACTACAATCAACATCCGGTTGGCAGCGGTATTTCTGCCGGTATTCGCGATAACTCTTACCGTTACAGCAGTCGATTGGGCAATGAGTTTGGAACCGCATTGGTTCTCGACCATTCTTGGTGTTTACTATTTTGCCGGAACTGTACTTGCTGCTGTTGCGACCGCAACATATATAATTGTGAAATTCCATGAGAACGGTTATCTGCAAAATCTTAAGCGCGATCATTTCTATAGTCTTGGTGCATTGCTCTTTGCATTTATTAATTTCTGGGCGTATATCGCTTTCAGTCAGTTTCTTTTAATCTGGTACGCAAACCTGCCGGAAGAAACGATTTGGTTTATGAAGCGCTGGGAAGGCGGGATGCAATTCGTTTCTGTTCTTCTCATCATAGTTCATTTTGCCGTCCCATACTTTTTGTTGCTGCCGCAGGAAGCAAAAATGAATTTAAAGAGATTGAAGTTCATGGCAATATGGATTTTATTCGCACATCTTTTCGATCTTTACTGGCTCGTTATGCCGACTTATGCGAACGGTGTAACTATCGGATGGATGGAAATCGGTTTTCCAATATTAATAATCGGACTCGTGGTTGTTGTCCTTGGATATAAAATGAAACGGCACAACCTGATGCCTGTTGGCGATCCAAAACTGGATCGGGGATTGAAATTCAGATTATGA
- a CDS encoding cytochrome c yields MIEHNPKYKAEMDWNDLLKKPAKLFGYSYFYFVVILGALGYLYISNLTNIGKNSITPAVLSDSIAFVQDIPMQNARVIPPVDVMKVGISSTELVVKGKELFKANCSSCHGDNGQGDGPTAPTLNPKPRNFHLLDGWKNGSKVSQIYKTLQEGITGSGMASYNYLSPEDRFGLIHYVRSFAAGHPVDSTEDLKQLDVAYQLSKGMNIAGQIPVKKAMQIIVNQTKVSEVKISDELKLSLAEESPGADIFWRVVRNASKVFTGFSNSRYHQVGIDQFVKTVTADPIQFGFKANVVQLSSEEWHQMHKYIVTVVGLKEK; encoded by the coding sequence ATGATAGAACACAATCCTAAATACAAAGCCGAAATGGATTGGAACGATCTGTTGAAAAAGCCGGCGAAGCTTTTCGGATATTCGTATTTTTACTTCGTGGTTATTCTTGGCGCGCTTGGTTATCTTTATATTTCGAATCTTACAAACATCGGAAAAAACTCGATTACACCGGCTGTGCTTAGCGATTCAATCGCTTTCGTTCAGGATATCCCGATGCAAAACGCGAGAGTCATTCCGCCCGTCGATGTTATGAAGGTTGGGATTTCATCTACTGAGCTTGTTGTAAAAGGAAAAGAATTATTCAAAGCTAATTGTTCATCATGCCATGGCGATAACGGACAGGGGGATGGGCCAACAGCTCCGACATTAAATCCGAAGCCGAGAAATTTTCATTTGCTCGATGGATGGAAGAATGGATCGAAAGTTTCTCAAATTTATAAAACGCTTCAGGAAGGAATAACCGGAAGCGGCATGGCTTCTTATAATTATTTATCACCCGAAGATCGATTTGGATTGATTCATTACGTGAGATCATTTGCTGCTGGACACCCGGTTGATTCCACCGAAGATCTAAAGCAGCTTGACGTAGCTTACCAGCTTTCAAAAGGAATGAATATCGCCGGACAAATTCCCGTTAAGAAAGCGATGCAAATCATAGTCAATCAAACAAAAGTCAGCGAAGTGAAAATTTCTGATGAACTGAAATTGTCGCTGGCAGAAGAGAGTCCGGGTGCCGATATTTTTTGGCGCGTCGTGCGTAATGCATCTAAAGTGTTTACAGGTTTCAGCAACAGCCGGTATCATCAAGTCGGGATTGACCAATTTGTTAAAACCGTAACTGCCGATCCAATTCAATTCGGATTCAAGGCGAATGTCGTGCAGCTTTCATCAGAAGAGTGGCATCAAATGCATAAATATATTGTAACTGTTGTTGGACTGAAGGAAAAATAA
- the nrfD gene encoding polysulfide reductase NrfD, which translates to MSTTVIDYTKELPVVGGRPPASQIDAVVSAPLDQFPPRRWWYAFAVTLSMLSIGAFCIGMTLYKGLGLWGVNQPIGWGFDIVNFVFWVGIGHAGTLISAILFLLRQRWRTGIARFAEAMTIFAVMCAGLFPLMHTGRQWLPMYLSPYPNQHGLWVNFTSPLLWDVFAVSTYFTVSLVFWYLGLIPDLATLRDRTTNKIKKTIYSIFSLGWRHSNRHWQHYERAYLILAGFATPLVLSVHTIVSFDFAVSVIPGWHTTIFPPYFVAGAVFSGFAMVQNVLIFVRQYFNLKHIITLDHLEKMNKVMVLTGSMVGYAYAMEFFIAWYSGSQFETFVFLNRALGPYSWAYWTMVSCNVIFPQLFWIKKIRRSIPAMFLIGITVNIGMWFERFVIVVTSLSRDFLPSSWGHYTPTLYDAGIFLGSFGLFFTLILIFVRVLPVVSISEVKAVVEGAQPSHH; encoded by the coding sequence ATGAGCACGACGGTTATCGATTACACTAAAGAACTACCCGTCGTTGGAGGCAGACCACCTGCATCTCAGATAGATGCGGTTGTTTCGGCGCCGCTCGATCAATTCCCTCCGCGCAGGTGGTGGTACGCATTTGCAGTTACATTATCTATGCTTTCTATTGGTGCTTTCTGTATCGGAATGACGCTTTATAAAGGATTAGGACTTTGGGGTGTGAACCAGCCGATTGGTTGGGGATTCGATATTGTGAATTTTGTTTTCTGGGTTGGCATCGGTCATGCGGGAACTTTGATCTCTGCAATTTTATTTTTGTTACGACAACGGTGGCGGACAGGCATCGCACGTTTCGCTGAAGCGATGACAATATTTGCAGTCATGTGTGCTGGATTGTTTCCGTTGATGCACACAGGTAGGCAGTGGCTCCCTATGTATTTAAGTCCATATCCTAATCAACACGGATTGTGGGTGAACTTTACATCGCCACTATTGTGGGATGTATTTGCGGTCTCAACTTATTTTACGGTCTCGCTAGTGTTTTGGTATTTAGGATTGATTCCGGATTTAGCGACGCTCCGAGATCGAACAACAAATAAAATTAAGAAAACGATTTATTCAATTTTCAGTTTGGGATGGCGTCATTCGAATCGTCATTGGCAGCATTATGAACGCGCGTATTTGATACTTGCAGGATTTGCAACACCGCTTGTTCTTTCTGTTCATACAATCGTAAGTTTCGATTTTGCCGTATCAGTAATTCCAGGTTGGCACACGACAATTTTCCCGCCATACTTTGTGGCAGGCGCGGTTTTCTCCGGGTTTGCGATGGTGCAGAATGTTTTAATTTTTGTTAGGCAATATTTCAATCTAAAACATATCATCACTTTGGATCATCTTGAAAAGATGAACAAAGTTATGGTATTAACCGGCAGTATGGTCGGGTATGCATACGCTATGGAATTTTTCATCGCATGGTACAGCGGAAGTCAATTTGAAACATTCGTCTTTTTGAATCGCGCGCTTGGTCCTTATTCCTGGGCTTACTGGACGATGGTTAGCTGTAATGTGATATTCCCACAGCTTTTCTGGATTAAAAAGATCAGACGCTCGATACCTGCAATGTTCCTGATCGGAATTACAGTAAATATCGGAATGTGGTTCGAAAGATTTGTCATTGTTGTAACTTCACTTTCAAGAGATTTTCTGCCGTCAAGTTGGGGACATTATACACCGACGCTCTACGATGCCGGAATATTCTTAGGCAGTTTTGGATTATTCTTCACGTTGATTTTGATTTTTGTGAGAGTATTGCCTGTTGTTTCAATATCGGAAGTTAAAGCGGTTGTCGAAGGTGCACAACCGAGTCATCATTAA
- a CDS encoding cytochrome c3 family protein, with product MKKSLLDYTLRIRLPIVLFVAVAASVATYFISRAERDGVGYAPVQPIAFSHKLHAGTMQIDCKYCHTGVTSSPNAMVPPANTCMNCHSVARKNKPEIIKLTKFYQDSAAIPWKRVHKVPDYAYFNHSAHVNKGIDCANCHGKVENMDVVQQVSEFTMAACLNCHRNATTQLANVSKIKNGPTNCSACHR from the coding sequence ATGAAGAAATCGCTTTTAGATTATACGCTCCGCATCCGGCTTCCTATTGTTTTGTTCGTAGCAGTAGCAGCTTCTGTAGCTACATATTTCATTTCGCGCGCAGAACGGGATGGTGTAGGTTACGCACCTGTTCAACCAATCGCTTTCTCACATAAACTTCATGCCGGAACGATGCAGATCGATTGCAAATATTGTCATACCGGAGTAACATCTTCTCCAAATGCCATGGTGCCTCCCGCGAACACATGCATGAATTGCCACTCCGTTGCCCGGAAAAACAAACCGGAAATCATTAAGCTTACAAAATTTTATCAGGATAGTGCGGCAATCCCATGGAAACGCGTGCATAAAGTACCCGATTACGCTTACTTCAATCACAGCGCGCATGTGAACAAAGGAATCGACTGCGCTAACTGTCACGGAAAAGTTGAAAACATGGATGTCGTTCAGCAAGTATCTGAGTTTACAATGGCGGCATGTTTGAATTGCCACCGCAACGCAACGACTCAATTAGCGAATGTCTCGAAAATTAAAAATGGTCCAACAAACTGCTCGGCATGTCATCGATGA
- the ctaD gene encoding cytochrome c oxidase subunit I translates to MTSNVPAIEPDYLHAQTNSKGIGAWIFSTDHKRIGILYMVSMLVFFLTAVVLGVLMRLEMLTPGKTIMQPQTYNTFFTLHGIMMIFLFIIPGLPAVFGNFLLPLMIGAKDVFFPRLNLLSWWLFITGGLLALVSLFLPGGPADTGWTFYVPYSIRTTTNVIPALFAAFILGFSSILTGLNFITTIHRMRAPGMTWFKMPLFTWALYSTAWIQILATPVIGITLLLVVVERLFGVGIFDPNLGGDPVLYQHLFWIYSHPAVYIMILPGLGVVSEILPVFARRTIFGYKVIAYSSLAIAFIGSLVWAHHMFTVGMSNTGMFIFSLLTFLVSIPSAIKVFNWIATLYKGSIKIEVPFLFVLSFIFQFSIGGLTGLMLGVLAVNIHVQDTYFVVGHFHYVMFGGTGFGLMAAMHFWFPKMFGKMFKKIPAIIGWLLMTLGFNMLYFPMFILGYLGMPRRYYDYLPQYQSYHIISTVGSWILFIGILIIFINLLISLKKGKKASANPWGGKTLEWTVASPPPVENFHEIPVVEKGPYDYSEYEIKPESVK, encoded by the coding sequence ATGACTTCAAATGTGCCAGCGATAGAGCCGGATTATTTACACGCACAGACAAACAGCAAAGGAATCGGTGCCTGGATTTTCAGCACCGATCACAAACGAATCGGTATACTTTACATGGTATCGATGCTGGTTTTCTTTTTAACGGCAGTTGTTCTTGGTGTTCTTATGCGCTTGGAAATGTTGACTCCGGGGAAAACGATAATGCAACCGCAGACGTATAATACATTTTTTACACTGCACGGAATAATGATGATTTTTCTTTTCATCATTCCCGGGTTGCCTGCGGTGTTCGGGAATTTTTTACTGCCGCTCATGATTGGTGCGAAAGATGTATTTTTCCCGCGTCTTAATCTCCTCTCTTGGTGGTTGTTTATAACAGGAGGTTTGTTAGCTCTCGTTTCACTTTTTCTACCCGGCGGTCCCGCAGATACCGGTTGGACATTTTATGTACCATACAGTATCCGTACAACAACTAATGTTATACCCGCACTATTCGCAGCGTTCATTCTTGGATTTTCATCTATATTAACCGGTTTAAATTTCATAACCACTATACACCGAATGAGAGCGCCGGGAATGACGTGGTTTAAGATGCCACTTTTTACGTGGGCTTTATATTCAACTGCATGGATTCAGATTCTAGCGACTCCGGTTATAGGAATCACTTTGTTGCTCGTGGTTGTAGAGCGTTTGTTCGGTGTCGGTATCTTCGATCCGAACTTAGGGGGCGACCCCGTTCTCTATCAGCATCTGTTCTGGATTTATTCGCATCCGGCTGTTTACATCATGATTCTTCCGGGACTTGGTGTTGTTTCAGAAATTCTTCCTGTCTTTGCGCGAAGAACTATTTTCGGATACAAAGTTATCGCGTACTCAAGTTTAGCAATCGCTTTTATCGGCTCGTTGGTGTGGGCGCATCATATGTTCACAGTCGGTATGAGTAATACGGGGATGTTTATTTTCTCTCTCCTCACATTCCTCGTTTCAATTCCAAGCGCGATAAAAGTATTCAATTGGATCGCCACACTTTACAAAGGGTCGATTAAAATTGAAGTTCCGTTTCTTTTTGTTTTATCTTTTATCTTCCAGTTCTCGATCGGCGGATTAACGGGTTTAATGCTCGGCGTGCTCGCGGTTAATATCCACGTGCAGGATACATATTTTGTGGTCGGGCATTTTCATTATGTGATGTTCGGCGGAACCGGTTTCGGGTTGATGGCAGCTATGCACTTCTGGTTTCCGAAAATGTTCGGGAAAATGTTTAAGAAAATTCCGGCAATTATCGGCTGGCTTTTGATGACACTCGGATTTAACATGCTCTATTTCCCGATGTTTATACTTGGATACTTAGGAATGCCGCGGCGGTATTATGATTATCTGCCCCAATATCAGTCGTATCATATAATCTCTACCGTCGGTTCATGGATTCTTTTTATCGGAATACTCATCATCTTCATCAATCTGTTGATCTCTTTGAAGAAAGGTAAGAAGGCGTCTGCAAATCCGTGGGGCGGAAAAACGCTCGAATGGACTGTCGCATCGCCACCACCGGTCGAGAACTTCCACGAAATTCCCGTTGTGGAAAAAGGTCCGTACGATTATTCCGAATATGAAATTAAACCGGAGTCAGTTAAATGA
- a CDS encoding SCO family protein codes for MKKLIIIFIAILSVLAYSNQEQPKPPVGIVEKLGQTIPMDEEFYDEDGNLVSLKSIIDKPTILTFVYYRCAGICNPLLREMTDVVSKMDLTLGKDYQILTLSFDQDEKPELAKEKKENYLAEIKKPIDPSGWKFFTGDSADIYRFTDAAGFYFQRSGRDWIHAASLIVVSPQGKITRYLYGVKHLPFDVKMAVIEASEGKATPTIAKVLKFCYSYDPDGKKYAFNYTRIGFAATILFVLIFIAVFVIKPKKKNSGKVSNV; via the coding sequence TTGAAAAAGCTTATCATCATCTTCATAGCGATCTTGTCCGTTTTGGCTTATTCAAATCAGGAACAACCAAAACCGCCCGTTGGGATCGTTGAAAAATTGGGACAAACAATCCCGATGGACGAAGAATTTTATGATGAAGATGGTAATTTGGTTTCACTAAAATCGATAATCGACAAACCGACCATCTTAACATTCGTCTATTATAGGTGTGCAGGTATCTGCAACCCGCTTCTGCGGGAAATGACCGATGTTGTCAGCAAAATGGATTTAACGTTAGGCAAAGATTATCAGATACTTACGTTGAGTTTTGATCAAGATGAAAAACCGGAATTAGCGAAAGAGAAGAAAGAAAATTATTTAGCCGAAATTAAAAAACCCATCGATCCTAGTGGTTGGAAATTCTTCACCGGCGATAGTGCCGATATTTACCGTTTCACAGATGCGGCAGGTTTCTACTTTCAAAGAAGCGGAAGAGATTGGATTCATGCGGCTTCATTGATTGTCGTTTCTCCGCAGGGAAAAATTACTCGCTATCTTTACGGCGTTAAGCATCTTCCATTTGATGTGAAAATGGCAGTCATCGAAGCATCTGAAGGAAAAGCGACGCCAACGATTGCGAAGGTACTGAAATTCTGTTATAGTTACGATCCGGATGGAAAGAAATATGCTTTCAATTACACACGCATCGGATTTGCGGCAACGATTTTATTTGTTCTGATTTTTATCGCTGTTTTTGTTATCAAACCAAAAAAGAAAAATTCCGGAAAGGTTTCTAACGTATGA
- a CDS encoding DUF3341 domain-containing protein yields the protein MSTKQLYSITALFDSPDAIIKAASETSKAGYTKYDVNTPYPVHGMDGAMQLKPSRLGFFALAFGLLGAVLAIGLMTWVTLIEYPLVIGGKPFWSWPAFVPVSFELTVLLASVLSIVAMIVIYFKFPNNSHPLHDTKYMKAVSSDKFGINIQVDDPKFNEKVITEFFKSLGSKEIAPVYFDDEELNHGQKLFDPKFIGILLLVAVISSGATYFIFNQLMFMPPFNWMMTQEKLKAQKPSALFADGIGMRKPVEGTVARGVLPYPFKGQPDSAGKYLVNPLLPTKEILEIGKQKYFTFCSPCHGNFGQGDSRLRGQFPNPPTLHSDKVRNWPDGNIYHVITEGQNVMPSYGPQIASDERWAIIHYLRALQRAQNAKESDLK from the coding sequence ATGAGCACAAAACAATTATATTCTATAACAGCACTCTTTGATTCACCCGATGCAATTATCAAAGCGGCATCGGAAACGAGCAAAGCCGGTTATACAAAGTATGACGTGAATACTCCTTATCCGGTTCACGGAATGGACGGAGCAATGCAGTTGAAGCCGTCGCGCCTCGGATTTTTCGCGCTTGCGTTCGGGTTGCTCGGAGCGGTGTTAGCAATTGGTCTAATGACTTGGGTTACATTGATCGAGTATCCACTTGTTATCGGCGGTAAACCATTCTGGTCGTGGCCCGCATTTGTTCCGGTTTCTTTTGAATTAACAGTGCTTCTTGCCTCGGTGCTTTCAATTGTTGCGATGATTGTTATTTATTTTAAATTCCCAAATAATTCTCATCCGCTTCACGACACAAAATACATGAAAGCGGTTTCATCAGATAAATTCGGTATAAACATTCAGGTTGACGATCCGAAGTTTAATGAGAAAGTTATTACCGAATTCTTCAAATCGCTGGGGAGCAAAGAGATTGCTCCGGTTTATTTTGATGATGAGGAATTGAACCATGGACAAAAATTATTCGATCCTAAATTTATAGGCATTCTATTGCTGGTGGCGGTTATTTCTTCAGGTGCAACTTACTTTATATTCAATCAATTAATGTTCATGCCGCCGTTTAACTGGATGATGACGCAGGAAAAATTGAAGGCGCAAAAACCAAGCGCGCTATTTGCCGACGGAATCGGGATGCGTAAACCTGTTGAGGGAACTGTTGCACGAGGTGTTCTACCTTATCCGTTTAAAGGTCAACCTGATTCTGCCGGAAAATATTTGGTGAATCCGTTATTGCCGACAAAAGAAATTCTGGAAATTGGGAAACAGAAATATTTCACATTCTGCAGCCCATGCCATGGAAACTTTGGGCAAGGAGATAGCCGGCTACGCGGTCAATTCCCGAATCCACCTACGCTCCATTCCGATAAAGTCAGAAATTGGCCCGACGGGAATATCTATCACGTTATTACAGAAGGGCAAAACGTAATGCCGAGTTACGGTCCACAGATTGCAAGCGACGAACGCTGGGCAATTATTCATTACCTTAGGGCATTACAACGCGCACAGAATGCAAAGGAATCCGATTTAAAGTGA